One genomic window of Sphingopyxis sp. OPL5 includes the following:
- a CDS encoding PstS family phosphate ABC transporter substrate-binding protein, producing MRLAILTIALLAATPAAAQAPVGSMNSLDLQKARADALKTKGFRRAYTIEFDLSQLPEYKPSAPMKGVIRQWGSNYLADSPLQGYFEEAFRKYHPGVTFENNLASTFIGMAGLYTGQADLAPMGRRPSWEELQAYQRMMGGLPAEVMMATGSFDVSGWSFALVPFVHKDNPLKSLTIEQLDGIFGAERQGGWKLNSWDASVARGRDKNIRTWGQLGLTGEWADKPIRVLGYTTNFHFPRDFADKVFGGGYKWNEQMEEYSNKVRESDGDYGKLWNAGDQMMEDLGNDKYAITYTAMLYADKPNVKTVPLAQTAAGPFVMPTIQSVQARTYPLTREVYFYANRKAGEKMDPLIAEYLRFVVSREGQALIMKDGKYLPLTAEAARAQLVEIEKTGSASAGEGG from the coding sequence ATGCGGCTGGCAATCCTCACCATCGCCCTGCTCGCGGCGACCCCGGCCGCGGCGCAGGCACCCGTCGGCTCGATGAACTCGCTCGACTTGCAAAAGGCCCGCGCCGACGCGCTGAAGACCAAGGGCTTCCGCCGCGCCTATACGATCGAATTCGATCTGTCGCAGCTCCCGGAATACAAGCCGTCGGCGCCGATGAAGGGCGTCATCCGGCAATGGGGATCGAACTATCTCGCCGACAGCCCGCTGCAGGGCTATTTCGAGGAAGCGTTCAGGAAATATCACCCCGGGGTGACGTTCGAGAATAATCTCGCGAGCACCTTCATCGGCATGGCCGGGCTCTATACCGGACAGGCCGATCTCGCGCCGATGGGCCGGCGCCCGAGCTGGGAGGAATTGCAGGCCTATCAGCGGATGATGGGCGGCCTGCCCGCCGAAGTGATGATGGCGACGGGGTCGTTCGACGTATCGGGCTGGTCCTTCGCGCTCGTGCCCTTCGTCCACAAGGACAATCCGCTCAAGTCGCTGACCATCGAACAGCTCGACGGCATCTTCGGTGCCGAGCGCCAGGGCGGGTGGAAGCTCAATAGCTGGGACGCCAGCGTCGCGCGCGGCCGGGACAAGAATATCCGCACTTGGGGGCAGCTTGGGCTCACCGGCGAATGGGCCGACAAGCCGATCCGCGTCCTTGGCTATACGACCAACTTCCACTTCCCGCGCGACTTCGCCGACAAGGTGTTCGGCGGCGGGTACAAGTGGAACGAGCAGATGGAGGAATATAGCAACAAGGTGCGCGAGAGCGACGGCGACTATGGCAAATTGTGGAACGCCGGCGACCAGATGATGGAGGACCTCGGCAACGACAAATATGCCATCACCTATACGGCGATGCTCTATGCCGACAAACCCAACGTCAAGACGGTGCCGCTCGCGCAGACCGCGGCGGGGCCGTTCGTCATGCCGACGATCCAGAGTGTGCAGGCGCGTACCTATCCGCTGACGCGCGAGGTCTATTTCTATGCCAACCGCAAGGCGGGCGAGAAAATGGACCCGCTGATCGCCGAATATCTGCGCTTCGTGGTCAGCCGCGAGGGACAGGCACTGATCATGAAGGATGGCAAATATCTGCCGCTGACGGCCGAGGCGGCGCGCGCGCAGCTGGTCGAGATCGAAAAGACCGGATCGGCATCGGCGGGCGAGGGCGGATGA
- a CDS encoding PstS family phosphate ABC transporter substrate-binding protein, which produces MKLLPLTLMALMLAAPAAAQMQPAPSPAPAEEPTNAKRSIWTLDVTGFRKQKATLGGYTKKWDLSDLPVYKPKRQVSGKLRIWGSNYLKDGPLGEYWSSEFRKFHPGIEFEFNLPTAGIAVPGVAGKVADLGVGRPATLMDHLTFEQVYKYPVTEITAATGSYDVYGWSPGFIILVHKDNPIKQISMKQLDGVFGTARNGGYDGSVYRNDYPFKRGADENIRTWGQLGATGEWANKPIHPCGQSPRANIQVVFQNLVLRGSDQWVEGYQAFANYATPEGTIASWSKQVLDFAEGDPLAICIASPLALGPNLKELAVQGFDGGPFVARTLESTRDRSYPLINEIFFYANKAPGQPMDPKVEEFLRFVLSQQGQEQIQREGRYTPLTAAVVKAQLAKLEPGAQ; this is translated from the coding sequence ATGAAGCTGCTCCCCCTGACCCTGATGGCGCTGATGCTCGCCGCACCCGCTGCAGCGCAGATGCAGCCGGCACCGTCGCCCGCACCGGCGGAAGAGCCGACCAATGCCAAGCGCAGCATCTGGACCCTCGATGTCACCGGCTTCCGCAAACAGAAGGCGACGCTCGGCGGCTATACCAAGAAATGGGATCTGTCGGACCTGCCGGTGTATAAGCCGAAGCGGCAGGTCAGCGGCAAGCTGCGCATCTGGGGCAGCAATTATCTGAAGGACGGCCCGCTCGGCGAATATTGGTCGAGCGAGTTCAGGAAGTTCCACCCCGGCATCGAATTCGAGTTCAACCTGCCGACGGCGGGGATCGCGGTGCCGGGCGTCGCGGGCAAGGTCGCCGACCTCGGCGTCGGGCGCCCCGCGACGCTGATGGATCATCTGACCTTCGAGCAGGTCTATAAATATCCGGTCACCGAGATCACGGCCGCGACGGGGTCGTATGACGTCTATGGCTGGTCGCCGGGTTTCATCATCCTTGTCCACAAGGACAACCCGATCAAGCAGATCAGCATGAAGCAGCTCGACGGCGTGTTCGGGACGGCGCGCAACGGCGGCTATGACGGCAGCGTCTATCGCAACGATTATCCGTTCAAACGCGGCGCCGACGAGAATATCCGCACCTGGGGCCAGCTTGGCGCGACCGGCGAATGGGCGAACAAGCCGATCCATCCGTGCGGCCAAAGCCCGCGCGCGAATATCCAGGTCGTGTTCCAGAATCTCGTCCTGCGCGGCAGCGACCAGTGGGTCGAGGGTTATCAGGCCTTCGCCAATTATGCGACGCCGGAGGGTACGATCGCATCGTGGAGCAAGCAGGTGCTCGACTTCGCCGAGGGCGACCCGCTCGCCATCTGCATCGCCTCGCCGCTGGCGCTCGGCCCGAACCTCAAGGAACTGGCGGTACAGGGATTCGACGGCGGCCCCTTCGTCGCGCGCACGCTGGAGAGCACCCGCGACCGCAGCTATCCGCTGATCAACGAGATCTTCTTCTACGCCAACAAGGCACCCGGCCAGCCGATGGATCCCAAGGTGGAAGAGTTTCTCCGTTTCGTGCTGAGCCAGCAGGGGCAGGAACAGATCCAGCGCGAGGGCCGCTACACCCCGCTGACCGCCGCGGTGGTCAAAGCGCAACTCGCCAAGCTCGAGCCGGGCGCGCAATGA
- a CDS encoding PstS family phosphate ABC transporter substrate-binding protein, which translates to MKKPLTGLSLILLAAGTAAFAQEDKRPTGETYDQIFQRLGDGMRENIIIRGEHDARTDARKHKRFYTDLQPLADLPPYRPAKQLTGTIRVSGLYLHDGLIKDQWIESFQRFHPGVKVVILPKGTIASGAVDIETGPRISDRLRAASQYEQATGERLFEIDWATGSYDVPGWSPGFVIFVHKDNPIAHLSVEQLDGIFAGSRTGGWKGTTWDPGVARGPEKNIRTWGDLGLTGEWADKPIMIYGRPLKYNIQLGFERKIFQGGDVWNENTLEYSHEANPDGTRYSSSVEMVRDMSADRYGISFSDMGSNRPGIRAVPIGASAAGPFVPISLTSLRDRSYPLFIEQWAQVRVAPGQPLDPLVKEFLTFMLSRDGQDGVQRDGKWITLPAGRAAEMRSKLDTTGERVDPHALGLQLDQLAPKKWDGESPDETGRTVATRAYYKTAFDLSGLPVYAPAAPVAGTVRMPASGQLMGGTAGKALIAAFNRHQPDIRFEIRDGDLNDDAVDLSIGRRWSSYFAGEVYDFQLKRDRSPREIQVATGSFDVAGWSPAIAVFTGRDVKLKGLTIRQLDGIFGGPRRGGWVSTTWRRQAGRGADRNIRWWRDLGVTGFCADKPIDVYVPPLKYHLMSVFERKVLVGGNMWNDNAREIPLALKNGKRTHPGEDRVAAAVRDRCGIAFADPGVKVKGAMMVPVARDEASPFVLPTLKSVQDRSYPLHLETYAYADAQPDQPMAPAVREFLRFVLSREGQAIIQRDGKWLPLTAEVARAEAAKIDLALPRVTAK; encoded by the coding sequence ATGAAAAAGCCTTTGACCGGATTGTCGCTGATCCTTCTCGCCGCGGGGACCGCCGCCTTCGCGCAGGAGGACAAGCGTCCGACCGGCGAAACCTACGACCAGATTTTCCAGCGCCTCGGCGACGGAATGCGCGAGAATATCATCATCCGCGGCGAGCATGACGCGCGTACCGATGCGCGCAAGCACAAGCGTTTCTACACCGACCTTCAACCGCTGGCCGACCTGCCGCCCTATCGGCCCGCGAAGCAGCTGACGGGCACGATCCGCGTGTCGGGCCTCTATCTCCACGACGGGCTGATCAAGGACCAGTGGATCGAGTCCTTCCAGCGCTTCCATCCGGGCGTGAAGGTCGTGATCCTGCCCAAGGGCACGATCGCGTCGGGCGCGGTCGATATCGAGACCGGGCCGCGCATTTCCGACCGCCTGCGTGCCGCCTCGCAATATGAGCAGGCGACCGGCGAGCGATTGTTCGAGATCGACTGGGCGACCGGCAGTTACGACGTGCCCGGCTGGAGCCCCGGCTTCGTGATCTTCGTCCACAAGGACAACCCGATCGCGCATCTTTCGGTCGAACAGCTCGACGGCATTTTTGCGGGGTCGCGCACCGGCGGGTGGAAGGGCACGACCTGGGACCCGGGCGTCGCGCGCGGGCCCGAAAAGAACATCCGCACCTGGGGCGACCTCGGCCTCACCGGCGAATGGGCCGACAAGCCGATCATGATCTACGGCCGCCCGCTGAAGTACAACATCCAGCTTGGTTTCGAGCGCAAGATTTTCCAGGGCGGCGACGTCTGGAACGAAAATACGCTCGAATATAGCCATGAGGCGAACCCCGACGGCACGCGTTATTCCTCGTCGGTGGAAATGGTCAGGGACATGTCCGCCGACCGCTACGGCATCTCCTTTTCCGACATGGGATCGAACCGTCCCGGCATCCGTGCGGTGCCGATCGGTGCCAGCGCGGCGGGGCCGTTCGTGCCGATCTCGCTGACCAGTCTGCGCGACCGCTCCTATCCGCTGTTCATCGAACAATGGGCGCAGGTGCGCGTGGCGCCGGGCCAGCCGCTCGATCCGCTGGTCAAGGAATTCCTGACCTTCATGCTCAGCCGCGACGGGCAGGATGGCGTGCAGCGCGACGGCAAATGGATCACATTGCCCGCGGGCCGCGCCGCCGAGATGCGGTCGAAGCTCGACACCACCGGCGAGCGCGTCGACCCGCATGCACTGGGGCTGCAACTCGACCAGCTGGCGCCGAAGAAATGGGATGGCGAAAGCCCCGACGAGACGGGCCGGACCGTCGCGACGCGCGCTTATTACAAGACCGCGTTCGACCTGTCCGGGCTCCCCGTCTATGCCCCGGCCGCGCCGGTTGCCGGTACGGTGCGGATGCCGGCGAGCGGGCAGCTCATGGGCGGCACCGCGGGCAAGGCGCTGATCGCGGCCTTCAACCGGCACCAGCCCGATATCCGCTTCGAGATCCGCGACGGCGACCTCAACGACGACGCCGTCGACCTGTCGATCGGGCGCCGCTGGAGCAGCTATTTCGCGGGCGAGGTCTATGATTTCCAGTTGAAGCGCGACCGCAGCCCGCGCGAAATCCAGGTCGCGACCGGATCGTTCGACGTCGCCGGCTGGAGCCCCGCGATCGCGGTCTTCACCGGCCGGGATGTGAAGCTTAAAGGGCTGACCATCCGCCAGCTCGACGGCATCTTCGGCGGCCCGCGCCGCGGCGGCTGGGTCTCGACGACCTGGCGGCGGCAGGCGGGGCGCGGGGCGGACCGGAATATCCGCTGGTGGCGCGATCTGGGTGTCACCGGCTTCTGCGCCGACAAGCCGATCGACGTTTACGTCCCGCCGCTCAAATATCATCTGATGTCGGTGTTCGAGCGCAAGGTGCTCGTCGGCGGCAATATGTGGAACGACAATGCGCGCGAAATCCCGCTTGCGCTGAAGAATGGCAAGCGGACGCATCCGGGCGAAGATCGCGTGGCGGCGGCGGTGCGCGACCGCTGCGGCATCGCCTTTGCCGATCCGGGCGTGAAGGTGAAGGGCGCGATGATGGTGCCGGTCGCGCGCGACGAGGCCAGTCCCTTCGTGCTGCCGACGCTGAAAAGCGTGCAGGATCGCAGCTATCCGCTGCACCTCGAAACCTATGCCTATGCCGATGCGCAGCCCGATCAGCCGATGGCGCCCGCGGTGCGCGAGTTCCTGCGCTTCGTGCTCAGCCGCGAAGGCCAGGCGATCATCCAGCGCGACGGCAAATGGCTGCCGCTGACCGCCGAAGTCGCGCGCGCCGAGGCCGCGAAAATCGACCTCGCTCTTCCCCGGGTAACCGCGAAATGA
- a CDS encoding PstS family phosphate ABC transporter substrate-binding protein, whose protein sequence is MRRHALRSLVALSLVATGAAAANAEPYQKGEPVSGTIRNYGFGLGGVLVQWQEAFRKLHPEIVFENTLPTSDAAFPALVTNVTDLGPNGGEPAIVEALSFFETHGYHASYVVVASGSYDREGRSNGPVVFVHKDNPLKQLTVEQLDGIFGSERSGGLRGFEWTEKDARGPEKDIRTWRQLGVRTGPCANKPIKTYGHGPSGTTRFFQLHVLGGSDKWNPNYSGHVETGSKQIPADERHHGRLGAKHMLGERLANDPCAIGWSVMSQAKEIEGLKPVALAARGTTNYVLPSEASFRDRSYPLVRNIYIYFDRKPGTAMEPRFREFLRFALSDEGQKMVADAGYLPLPAKMLAEQRAKLD, encoded by the coding sequence ATGCGTCGACATGCCTTGCGGTCGCTCGTTGCCCTGTCGCTGGTCGCGACCGGGGCCGCGGCGGCGAACGCCGAACCCTATCAGAAGGGCGAGCCCGTCAGCGGCACCATCCGCAACTATGGCTTCGGCCTCGGCGGGGTGCTGGTCCAGTGGCAGGAGGCGTTCAGGAAGCTGCATCCGGAGATCGTGTTCGAAAACACCCTGCCGACCAGCGACGCCGCCTTTCCGGCGCTGGTGACCAACGTCACCGACCTCGGCCCGAACGGCGGCGAACCGGCGATCGTCGAGGCCCTGAGCTTCTTTGAAACCCATGGCTATCACGCCTCTTATGTCGTGGTCGCGTCGGGCTCCTATGACCGCGAGGGCCGCTCGAACGGGCCGGTGGTGTTCGTGCACAAGGACAATCCGCTGAAGCAGCTGACCGTCGAGCAGCTCGACGGTATCTTCGGGTCGGAGCGGTCGGGCGGCCTGCGCGGCTTCGAATGGACCGAGAAGGACGCGCGCGGCCCCGAAAAGGACATCCGCACCTGGCGCCAACTCGGCGTCAGGACCGGCCCCTGCGCGAACAAGCCGATCAAGACCTATGGCCATGGCCCGTCGGGGACCACCCGCTTCTTCCAGCTCCATGTGCTCGGCGGCAGCGACAAGTGGAACCCCAATTACAGCGGCCATGTCGAAACCGGCAGCAAGCAGATCCCGGCCGACGAGCGCCACCACGGCCGCCTCGGCGCCAAGCATATGCTGGGCGAGCGGTTGGCGAACGACCCGTGCGCGATCGGCTGGTCGGTGATGTCGCAGGCGAAGGAGATCGAGGGGCTCAAGCCCGTCGCGCTCGCCGCGCGCGGCACGACCAACTATGTCCTGCCGAGCGAGGCGAGCTTTCGCGACCGCAGCTATCCGCTGGTCCGCAACATCTACATCTATTTCGACCGCAAGCCGGGCACCGCGATGGAACCGCGCTTCCGCGAGTTCCTGCGCTTCGCGCTGAGTGACGAGGGGCAGAAGATGGTCGCCGACGCCGGCTATCTGCCGCTGCCCGCCAAGATGCTCGCCGAACAGCGCGCCAAACTCGATTGA
- a CDS encoding TonB-dependent siderophore receptor, with protein sequence MIATALFALVPATPGFAQTNDDQAATGAQEDEAAEDEAIIVTGTFLDDGSKSAMKMDVPVLDTPFSVSSYSNEFVKSLETQSVADLYNYMTGLKKSGGTAYDITLRGFKSSGDDRNSIMVDGLPGLTGRYGSPPTIGVERIELVKGPMSVLYGQIQPGGFVNIITKKPQAQAATTIELRGNTWLSKNRHAFDHFGLTGSIDSTGALAGDGALMYRLVAQYGDNDGFRDFANQKQTFVAPSLTWEIGPDTTLTVQGEYRRTREKFDNGLAAPFDGLTSVTSTIYDIDAVAPITTTYQSPDDFRVEEGKALSAYFKHDFGNWALNVSGRHVDYSSHQQEFSSVNVARIAGEFRVTRRARELKTDRKYDYVDINLNGEFETFGLEHKLLVGVNAGKDQVSENRLKFFNSNNRNAAGVCPVGGTCLDISLYNPDFGAFPNFESLPALNPALTGQASLLTHRIIDSSNWGIYLSDLITVTDWLKVSASVRKFREKAVVQPDARNTPTVVNTRITKRDFLPSFGILLQPKDNITIYGSYAESFVPADPGIFDADGNNFFKPLEGKQYEVGIKAEDLLDGRLNATAALYRIDQTGQITQFQCPLGSCSAQLGEARSDGFEIEGNYEPIDNWQFIFGYTHINARVLSASVKDQKFQEGLPLANVAKDAANLWTRYDWENGFGIGLGVTYTGPRAGILPTNKDDLKPLDLPGYLLVDAGIYYKAERFSVNLKLGNLFDKKYYESSGAGSSGRVQIQAGQPRYATLTTRFTF encoded by the coding sequence ATGATCGCCACCGCCCTGTTCGCGCTGGTGCCTGCAACGCCCGGCTTTGCGCAAACGAACGACGACCAGGCGGCAACCGGGGCGCAGGAGGACGAGGCGGCCGAAGACGAAGCCATCATCGTCACCGGCACCTTCCTCGACGACGGGTCGAAGAGCGCGATGAAGATGGACGTCCCCGTCCTCGACACGCCCTTTTCGGTGTCGAGCTATTCGAACGAGTTCGTGAAGTCGCTCGAGACGCAGAGTGTCGCCGACCTCTACAACTACATGACCGGCCTCAAGAAGTCGGGCGGCACCGCCTATGACATCACGCTGCGCGGGTTCAAGTCGAGCGGCGACGACCGCAACTCGATCATGGTCGATGGCCTGCCGGGCCTGACCGGACGCTATGGCTCGCCGCCGACGATCGGCGTCGAGCGGATCGAACTGGTGAAGGGCCCGATGTCGGTGCTTTACGGCCAGATCCAGCCGGGCGGCTTCGTCAATATCATCACCAAAAAGCCGCAGGCGCAGGCCGCGACGACGATCGAACTGCGCGGCAACACCTGGCTCAGCAAGAATCGCCATGCCTTCGACCATTTCGGCCTGACCGGTTCGATCGACTCGACCGGCGCGCTCGCCGGCGACGGCGCGCTGATGTACCGCCTCGTCGCCCAATATGGCGACAATGACGGTTTCCGCGATTTCGCCAATCAGAAGCAGACCTTCGTCGCACCCAGCCTGACCTGGGAAATCGGTCCCGACACCACATTGACGGTTCAGGGCGAATATCGCCGCACACGCGAAAAGTTCGACAATGGTCTGGCCGCGCCCTTCGACGGGCTCACCTCGGTGACCAGCACGATCTACGATATCGACGCGGTCGCGCCGATCACCACCACCTATCAGTCGCCCGACGATTTCCGTGTCGAGGAAGGCAAGGCGCTGAGCGCCTATTTCAAGCATGACTTCGGAAACTGGGCGCTCAACGTCAGCGGCCGTCACGTCGACTACAGCAGCCACCAGCAGGAATTTTCGAGTGTCAACGTCGCGCGCATCGCGGGCGAGTTCCGCGTCACCCGCCGCGCCCGCGAACTCAAGACCGATCGCAAATACGACTATGTCGACATCAACCTGAACGGCGAGTTCGAGACCTTCGGGCTCGAACACAAGCTGCTGGTCGGGGTTAACGCCGGCAAGGATCAGGTGAGCGAAAATCGCCTGAAATTCTTCAACTCGAACAATCGCAACGCCGCTGGCGTATGCCCCGTCGGCGGGACCTGTCTCGACATCAGTCTCTACAATCCCGACTTCGGCGCCTTTCCGAATTTCGAGTCCTTGCCGGCGCTCAATCCGGCATTGACCGGTCAGGCAAGTTTGCTGACGCACCGCATCATCGATTCCAGCAACTGGGGCATCTACCTGTCGGACCTGATTACCGTGACCGACTGGCTCAAAGTCAGCGCTTCGGTTCGCAAGTTCCGCGAAAAGGCCGTGGTGCAGCCCGACGCACGCAATACGCCGACCGTGGTCAATACCCGCATTACCAAACGGGATTTTCTGCCGAGCTTTGGCATCCTGCTCCAGCCGAAGGACAATATCACCATCTATGGCAGCTATGCCGAATCCTTCGTGCCGGCCGATCCCGGTATCTTCGACGCCGACGGAAATAACTTCTTCAAGCCGCTCGAAGGCAAACAATATGAGGTCGGCATCAAGGCCGAGGATCTGCTCGATGGCCGCCTGAATGCAACCGCAGCGCTCTATCGCATCGATCAGACGGGCCAGATTACGCAGTTCCAATGCCCGCTCGGCAGCTGTTCGGCACAGCTCGGCGAAGCGCGGTCGGATGGCTTTGAAATCGAAGGGAATTATGAGCCGATCGATAATTGGCAGTTCATTTTCGGTTACACCCATATCAACGCCCGCGTGTTGAGCGCTTCGGTCAAGGATCAGAAATTTCAGGAAGGTCTGCCGCTCGCCAACGTCGCAAAGGATGCGGCCAATTTGTGGACCCGCTACGACTGGGAAAATGGTTTCGGTATCGGTCTCGGCGTAACCTATACCGGTCCGCGTGCGGGCATCTTGCCCACGAACAAGGACGACCTCAAACCGCTCGACCTGCCCGGCTATTTGCTCGTCGACGCCGGGATTTACTACAAGGCCGAACGCTTCTCGGTGAACCTCAAGCTCGGCAATCTCTTCGACAAGAAATATTACGAAAGCTCGGGCGCCGGTTCGTCGGGCCGCGTCCAGATCCAGGCCGGCCAGCCGCGCTACGCGACGCTGACCACGCGCTTCACCTTCTGA
- a CDS encoding PstS family phosphate ABC transporter substrate-binding protein, with product MKVRIFSLRQLWGALMLLLAATFAGPALAQTANVLIKVPVGTETPEGLATTLAAWRQSGQVSDAIWLEADEEKGAAFSRFVALEFPTEGSYQAWVREGQPKLAAALDVKRVDILTHGEKTPRDSNNSVFKINMYEPTAPEAKQREFATGYIKPLMDGQIAGKLLMRYTMYLERGAGGKTWLLMEYRDPVAFAKSEDFKGVLRPQLLRDNATYAAFDKVKDSLRTTGPETLSSYRELPPPSLPNLPSYKPEFRVVGGLRIVGSELKNAVPQLAAGFAQFHPEAKMATSHIPSSEGGIAGLYMGVSDVAPMGDDAKITDMMPFYNAFGYMPTEISVATGGYEKRGSLFAWAIVVNKNNPLNEISMDQLERLFGSERTGGWELYKGDYKYTSKYALDRSKLIRTWGQLGVKGAMANKEVETFGYVAPGFAIAIQRHLLYWSQKMNPNFREYVEAKQAVPGTEKDIASTAALEDLSKNPNAIGIASLMHVKNYPDVKVLKVIPRGGGAAVALTPDSVAGRTYPLIRDGYFYVNKAPGQKLDPKVREFMRFVLSREGQEIIARVGYYYPLTPEYLAEQLKKLD from the coding sequence ATGAAGGTCAGAATTTTCAGCCTGCGCCAGCTTTGGGGGGCCTTGATGCTCCTGCTGGCCGCGACATTCGCCGGACCGGCACTGGCGCAGACCGCCAATGTGCTGATCAAGGTGCCCGTCGGCACCGAAACGCCCGAGGGGCTGGCGACCACGCTGGCCGCATGGCGCCAGTCGGGCCAGGTATCCGATGCCATCTGGCTCGAGGCTGACGAGGAAAAGGGCGCGGCCTTCAGCCGGTTCGTCGCGCTCGAATTCCCGACCGAGGGCAGCTATCAGGCGTGGGTCCGCGAGGGCCAGCCGAAGCTCGCCGCCGCGCTCGACGTCAAGCGCGTCGACATACTGACCCACGGCGAAAAGACCCCGCGCGATTCGAACAATTCGGTCTTCAAGATCAACATGTACGAACCGACCGCGCCCGAGGCGAAGCAGCGCGAATTCGCGACCGGCTATATCAAGCCGCTGATGGACGGCCAGATCGCCGGCAAGCTGCTGATGCGCTACACCATGTATCTGGAACGCGGCGCGGGCGGCAAGACCTGGCTCTTGATGGAATATCGCGATCCGGTCGCCTTCGCCAAGTCTGAGGATTTCAAGGGCGTGCTGCGTCCGCAGCTCCTCCGGGACAATGCGACCTACGCCGCGTTCGACAAGGTCAAGGATTCGCTGCGCACGACGGGTCCGGAAACCTTGTCGAGCTATCGCGAACTGCCGCCGCCGTCGCTGCCGAACCTGCCTTCGTACAAGCCCGAATTCCGGGTCGTCGGCGGCCTGCGCATCGTGGGCAGCGAGCTCAAGAATGCCGTGCCGCAGCTCGCCGCCGGCTTCGCGCAATTCCACCCCGAGGCGAAGATGGCGACGAGCCATATCCCGTCGAGCGAGGGCGGCATCGCCGGTCTCTACATGGGCGTCTCGGACGTCGCGCCGATGGGCGACGATGCCAAGATCACCGACATGATGCCCTTCTACAACGCCTTCGGTTATATGCCGACCGAGATTTCGGTCGCGACCGGCGGTTATGAAAAGCGCGGGTCGCTGTTCGCCTGGGCGATCGTCGTCAACAAGAACAACCCGCTCAACGAAATCTCGATGGACCAGCTCGAACGGCTGTTCGGCTCCGAACGCACCGGCGGCTGGGAACTGTACAAGGGCGACTATAAATATACGTCGAAATATGCGCTCGACCGTTCGAAGCTGATCCGCACCTGGGGCCAGCTCGGCGTCAAGGGCGCAATGGCGAACAAGGAGGTCGAAACCTTCGGCTATGTCGCGCCGGGCTTCGCGATCGCGATCCAGCGCCACCTCCTTTACTGGTCGCAGAAGATGAACCCCAACTTCCGCGAATATGTCGAAGCGAAGCAGGCGGTTCCGGGTACCGAAAAGGATATCGCGAGCACCGCGGCGCTCGAAGACCTGTCGAAGAACCCGAACGCCATCGGCATCGCCTCGCTGATGCACGTCAAAAACTATCCCGATGTGAAGGTGCTGAAGGTCATCCCGCGCGGCGGCGGTGCCGCGGTCGCTCTCACGCCGGACTCGGTGGCGGGCCGCACCTATCCGCTGATCCGTGACGGCTATTTCTACGTCAACAAGGCGCCGGGTCAGAAACTCGATCCCAAGGTACGCGAATTCATGCGCTTCGTGCTCAGCCGCGAAGGTCAGGAAATCATCGCCCGGGTCGGCTATTATTATCCGCTGACCCCCGAATATCTGGCCGAGCAGCTGAAGAAGCTCGACTGA